A portion of the Vicingus serpentipes genome contains these proteins:
- a CDS encoding sulfotransferase family 2 domain-containing protein — translation MELLNKNIVFMHIPKNGGTTLDSILDKNFSVNNTFNVKVIGNSELNISDLLNLNEEELNNIKLLKGHVPFGIHQKLRNQFNYITLLRNPVDRIVSYYYYVLSLPSHRLYERVMKEKMSLYDFATKINQGDVNNAQIRVISGIEDTPENMLSKAIDNIDNNFSFVGLVEKYDESLLLLQELYKFKIPYYRSLNKTPKRSKLDEIDKNTLVAIKDLNQGDIDLYSIMEKKFNKELEEVDLLNFKLKKLRSVNKLYNFYAGFKS, via the coding sequence ATGGAATTATTAAATAAGAATATTGTTTTTATGCACATTCCTAAGAATGGAGGAACAACACTTGACTCTATTTTAGATAAAAATTTTTCAGTTAATAATACATTTAATGTTAAAGTTATTGGTAATAGTGAGTTAAATATTTCTGATTTACTTAATTTAAACGAAGAAGAATTAAATAATATAAAACTATTAAAAGGTCATGTGCCTTTTGGTATTCATCAAAAACTTAGAAATCAATTTAATTACATAACACTTTTAAGAAACCCTGTTGATAGAATTGTATCTTACTATTATTACGTGCTAAGTTTACCTTCTCATAGACTATATGAACGAGTGATGAAAGAAAAAATGTCTTTATATGATTTCGCTACAAAAATAAATCAAGGAGACGTTAATAATGCTCAAATTAGAGTGATTAGTGGAATAGAAGATACTCCTGAAAATATGTTGTCAAAAGCTATAGATAACATAGACAATAATTTTTCATTTGTAGGATTGGTTGAAAAGTATGATGAGTCACTTCTTCTTCTTCAAGAACTTTATAAATTTAAAATTCCATATTATCGATCATTAAATAAAACTCCTAAAAGATCTAAGTTAGATGAAATTGATAAAAATACTTTAGTAGCAATAAAAGATTTAAATCAAGGAGATATTGATTTATATTCAATAATGGAGAAAAAGTTCAATAAAGAATTAGAAGAAGTTGATTTGTTAAACTTTAAATTAAAAAAGTTAAGAAGTGTAAATAAGTTATATAATTTTTACGCAGGGTTTAAGTCCTAA
- a CDS encoding MBOAT family O-acyltransferase yields MGNYEEKKLRKPYVIISIVSNLLILITFKYFNFFNIAAHDLASLLGIEYAVSYLNVLLPMGISFYTFQTMSYSLDVYKGNIKPEKHLGKFALYVTFFPQLVAGPIERAKNLLSQFHFDFKYNHEQTVSGVRLIMWGLFKKIVIADQLSSMVNHVYGNPEASQGFSIYFASLLFAQQIYCDFSGYSDIAQGSARIMGVKLMDNFNFPFYATSYNNFWGRWHTSLMQWFRDYIMFPLVRKKWKWQSVFMTVFLISGLWHGADWTFIIWGIINGFFVIYSKASSDFRARMIVKLGIDKYPKTRHFLQILAVVNIFSIFGLFFPARSMADAKILIANYFKGWSDLVGNLIANENGFRQEVLYLGKDVDTFTIIILFFILFEIIQWKMSKSSVDNFFINKPRWQAWSIYLFFIFSIIIMSNIEETPFIYFQF; encoded by the coding sequence ATGGGGAATTATGAAGAAAAAAAACTCCGTAAGCCATACGTAATTATTAGTATCGTCAGTAATTTACTTATACTTATTACTTTTAAATACTTTAATTTTTTTAATATCGCTGCCCATGATTTAGCTAGCTTACTTGGTATAGAGTACGCTGTTTCTTACCTAAATGTGCTTTTGCCAATGGGAATTTCTTTTTATACATTTCAAACAATGAGTTATTCTCTTGATGTTTATAAAGGGAATATAAAACCAGAAAAACATCTAGGGAAATTTGCATTATATGTAACATTTTTTCCTCAGCTTGTTGCTGGACCTATTGAAAGAGCTAAAAATTTATTGTCTCAGTTTCATTTTGATTTTAAATACAACCATGAACAAACTGTTTCAGGTGTTCGATTAATAATGTGGGGGTTGTTTAAAAAAATTGTAATTGCTGATCAATTGAGTAGTATGGTTAATCATGTATATGGTAATCCAGAGGCTAGCCAAGGGTTTTCAATTTATTTTGCATCTTTATTGTTTGCTCAACAAATCTATTGTGATTTTTCAGGTTACTCAGACATAGCTCAAGGATCTGCACGAATTATGGGGGTTAAGCTAATGGATAATTTTAATTTCCCTTTTTATGCTACTTCATACAATAATTTTTGGGGTAGATGGCATACTTCTTTAATGCAATGGTTTAGAGATTATATAATGTTCCCATTAGTTCGAAAAAAATGGAAATGGCAATCAGTATTTATGACTGTTTTTTTAATAAGTGGTTTATGGCATGGTGCTGATTGGACATTTATAATATGGGGAATAATAAATGGATTTTTTGTAATCTATTCAAAAGCATCTTCAGATTTTAGAGCTAGAATGATTGTAAAGTTAGGTATAGATAAATATCCTAAAACCAGACATTTTCTTCAAATACTAGCTGTTGTAAATATTTTTTCAATATTTGGTTTGTTTTTCCCTGCTAGAAGTATGGCTGATGCTAAAATATTAATTGCAAATTATTTTAAAGGTTGGTCAGATTTAGTAGGGAATTTAATAGCTAATGAAAACGGGTTTAGGCAAGAGGTATTGTACTTAGGTAAAGATGTTGATACTTTTACCATAATAATTTTATTTTTTATACTTTTTGAAATAATACAATGGAAAATGAGTAAAAGTTCGGTAGATAATTTTTTCATTAATAAACCAAGATGGCAAGCATGGTCTATCTATTTATTCTTTATATTTTCAATAATAATAATGTCTAATATCGAGGAAACACCATTTATTTATTTTCAATTTTAA